The Desulfovibrio fairfieldensis sequence CAGGCGGTCCAGCTCCGGATTCTTGTAGTGGGTGAAATTCAGGCCGCCGTCATGGGCTTGCGAGGAATGCCAGACCTGAAAGATGTCCGGGTCCTGGGTAATGGTCCAGCCCAGAATCACGGCGTCGAAACGGCCCTTGTTCACGAATTCTCGGATAAAGGCCGCCCACTCCACAGTGCGGATGCGCACGTCGATGCCCACGGCCCGGAGTTGGGACTGGATCACCGTGGCCGTGAGAATACGCTGCTCATTGCCCTGATTGGTCAGAATGGTGAAGGCCAGGGGCCTGCCGTCCTTGGTCAGCACGCCGTCGCCGCCCGTATCCCTGAAACCGGCCTCGGCCAGCAGGGCGCGGGCCGCCGCCACATTCTGCGCTACGGGCTTGAGCGTGGGATGATAGGCCCAGGAGCCGGGCTTGAACGGCCCGAAGGCGGGCACGCCCTGCCCCAGCAATACGCCCTTGACGATCTCATCGCGGTTGATGGCCATGGATATGGCCCGGCGCACCCGCACATCCTTAAAGAAAGGATGCTCCAGGTTGAAGCCCAGAAAAACATAGACCGAGGCCAGATAGCGGTATTTGTGAAACTGCTCCTCCCAGAGCGGGCCGGAGGTCTGGCGCAGATACTGCAGGGGGCTCAGGTCCATGACGTCCAGGCGTCCCGCGCGGGTTTCCATGAACATGGTGGCGCTGTCCGGAATAATCCGGTAGACCACTTCGCTGATGTGGGGCTTGCCGTCGAAATAGGTGGGCGAGGCCGTGAGCGTGATGCGGCTGCCCGGCTCCCAGGATTTCAGGCGATAGGGCCCGGCTCCCACGGGTTTGCGGGCAAAGGGGGTTTCACGGATGTTCTGCCCTTCCAGAATGTGTTTGGGCAGAATGGGGCTCATCCAGGAGGAAACGGCCCTGGCGAAGAACTGCTCGTAACGCGCCTCAAACGTATAGCGGTCCAGCACGCGCAATTCCTTGATCCGCAGAAAATCCTCGGCATAGGGGCTGCCCGTGGCCGGATCAATGACCAGCTTATAGGTAAAGGCCACGTCCTCGGCGGTGAGTTCCTGCCCGTCCTCCCACAGAATGCCCTTGCGCAGGGTGAAGCGCATCAGCCGTCCGCCCTCCTCCATGCTCCAGGATTCGGCGGCCCAGGGCTCGGGCTGCAAATCCTTGTTGTAGCGCAACGGTGCCACATAGAGCATGTCGGCCACTTCATGCGAGGCCGAATCCGAGGTCAGGTAGGGGATCAGATTGGAGGCCTCGCCGATGCTGCCGAAGAGAATGCGGTCGCCGTAGGCCGGGGATTCGCCCTTGCCGAAAGACGAAACATGGGGCGCGTCCTCCATC is a genomic window containing:
- a CDS encoding peptide-binding protein produces the protein MKKIFLTAMVMMLPWLAALNPSAARSATVAEDPSQDMPMEDAPHVSSFGKGESPAYGDRILFGSIGEASNLIPYLTSDSASHEVADMLYVAPLRYNKDLQPEPWAAESWSMEEGGRLMRFTLRKGILWEDGQELTAEDVAFTYKLVIDPATGSPYAEDFLRIKELRVLDRYTFEARYEQFFARAVSSWMSPILPKHILEGQNIRETPFARKPVGAGPYRLKSWEPGSRITLTASPTYFDGKPHISEVVYRIIPDSATMFMETRAGRLDVMDLSPLQYLRQTSGPLWEEQFHKYRYLASVYVFLGFNLEHPFFKDVRVRRAISMAINRDEIVKGVLLGQGVPAFGPFKPGSWAYHPTLKPVAQNVAAARALLAEAGFRDTGGDGVLTKDGRPLAFTILTNQGNEQRILTATVIQSQLRAVGIDVRIRTVEWAAFIREFVNKGRFDAVILGWTITQDPDIFQVWHSSQAHDGGLNFTHYKNPELDRLLEEARSTPDQAVRTRLYARVQEILADDQPYCFLFVPYALPVVQRRFMGIKPALAGIMYNFDKWWVPKALQRYEVVE